A window of Blastomonas sp. SL216 contains these coding sequences:
- the clpP gene encoding ATP-dependent Clp endopeptidase proteolytic subunit ClpP codes for MYDTVRDALVPIVIEQSNRGERSFDIFSRLLRERIVFVTGEIEDNMASLIVAQLLFLESENPKKDIFMYINSPGGVVTAGMAIYDTMQYIRPRVGTVCIGQAASMGSFLLAAGEPGMRTALANARIMVHQPSGGARGMASDIEIQAREILRIRKRMNDLYVQFTGRKLEEIEKAMDRDTFLEAQEAKDFGLVDHVMEKRPTPSEEAGN; via the coding sequence ATGTACGATACCGTCCGCGATGCCCTGGTCCCGATTGTCATCGAACAGTCGAACCGCGGAGAGCGCAGCTTTGACATTTTCTCGCGGCTGCTGCGTGAACGGATCGTGTTCGTGACCGGCGAGATCGAGGACAACATGGCCTCGCTCATCGTCGCGCAGCTGCTGTTCCTGGAATCGGAGAATCCGAAAAAGGACATCTTCATGTATATCAACTCGCCCGGCGGCGTGGTGACGGCAGGCATGGCGATCTATGACACCATGCAATATATCCGTCCGCGCGTCGGCACGGTGTGCATCGGCCAGGCTGCATCGATGGGCAGCTTCCTGCTGGCTGCAGGCGAACCCGGTATGCGCACCGCGCTCGCCAATGCCCGCATCATGGTGCACCAGCCCTCGGGCGGTGCGCGCGGCATGGCATCGGATATCGAGATCCAGGCGCGCGAAATCCTGCGAATCCGCAAGCGTATGAACGACCTGTACGTGCAGTTCACCGGCCGCAAGCTCGAGGAAATCGAAAAGGCCATGGACCGCGACACCTTCTTGGAAGCCCAGGAAGCCAAGGACTTCGGTCTGGTCGATCATGTGATGGAAAAGCGCCCGACGCCGTCCGAAGAGGCAGGGAATTAA
- a CDS encoding MFS transporter produces MTSAAHAPAPEFATRPSAPPRLSLPRIVEMNLGFFGLQFSFGLQQANMTPIYTFLGADEATMPLLWLAGPMTGLLIQPLVGALSDRTRSKLGRRTPYFLIGAVICSLCLFLMPYSSTLWTAASLLWLLDAGNNITMEPYRAYVADRLEPVQRPAGFLVQSAFTGLAQCLSYAAPSLLVSFGISQNLVDINGIPVIVRIAFVIGAILSISTIVWSVLRVPELKLSEAELAEMAAKPMGAGAALAEIRDAFVAMPRPMRQLAWAMLCQWYAMFVYWQFIALSVSRTLFPAGEGARATSADFISASLTAQQMGVAYNAVSFIAALVLIPIVRKMGAKPVHAVCLVASGIAMLSLPMLDSRAAMFVPMIGIGLGWAGMMGNTYVMLADCIPPERTGVYMGIFNMFIVVPMLIETMTMPLIYGPLLGSDPRNAILLAGVLMLCGAAATLMVGRGQRIGA; encoded by the coding sequence ATGACCAGCGCCGCGCATGCTCCGGCCCCCGAATTCGCGACCCGCCCATCGGCACCGCCGCGCCTGTCGCTGCCGCGAATCGTCGAGATGAATCTGGGCTTTTTCGGCCTGCAGTTCAGCTTTGGCCTGCAACAGGCCAACATGACGCCGATCTATACCTTTCTGGGCGCGGACGAGGCGACGATGCCGCTGCTCTGGCTGGCAGGTCCGATGACCGGCCTGCTGATCCAGCCGCTGGTCGGCGCGCTCTCCGACCGCACCCGCTCGAAGCTCGGCCGGCGCACCCCCTATTTCCTGATCGGCGCGGTGATCTGTTCGCTGTGCCTGTTCCTGATGCCCTATTCGAGCACATTGTGGACGGCTGCGAGCCTGCTCTGGCTGCTCGATGCGGGCAACAACATCACCATGGAGCCGTACCGCGCCTATGTCGCCGACCGTCTGGAGCCTGTGCAGCGGCCTGCAGGCTTTCTGGTGCAGAGCGCGTTCACGGGGCTGGCGCAATGCCTATCCTATGCCGCACCCAGCCTGCTCGTGTCGTTCGGAATCAGCCAGAACCTGGTCGACATCAACGGCATACCCGTCATCGTCCGCATCGCCTTTGTCATCGGCGCGATCCTGTCGATCTCGACCATCGTCTGGTCGGTGCTGCGCGTGCCCGAACTGAAGCTGTCCGAGGCCGAGCTGGCCGAAATGGCGGCAAAGCCGATGGGCGCTGGCGCTGCCCTGGCCGAAATCCGCGATGCCTTTGTCGCCATGCCGCGCCCGATGCGCCAGTTGGCCTGGGCGATGCTGTGCCAATGGTATGCGATGTTCGTCTATTGGCAGTTCATCGCGCTGTCGGTGTCGCGCACATTGTTCCCGGCAGGCGAAGGCGCGCGCGCGACCAGCGCCGATTTCATCTCGGCCTCGCTGACCGCGCAGCAGATGGGCGTGGCCTATAATGCGGTGTCGTTCATCGCCGCGCTGGTGCTGATCCCCATCGTCCGGAAAATGGGGGCCAAGCCGGTCCACGCCGTCTGTCTGGTGGCATCCGGAATCGCGATGCTGAGCCTGCCGATGCTCGACAGCCGCGCGGCGATGTTCGTGCCGATGATCGGCATCGGCCTGGGCTGGGCGGGGATGATGGGCAACACCTATGTGATGCTGGCCGATTGCATCCCGCCCGAGCGGACCGGGGTTTATATGGGCATATTCAACATGTTCATCGTCGTGCCGATGCTGATCGAGACGATGACGATGCCGCTGATCTACGGCCCGCTGCTCGGCTCCGATCCGCGCAACGCGATCCTGCTGGCAGGCGTGCTCATGCTGTGCGGCGCGGCTGCAACTCTGATGGTCGGCAGGGGGCAACGCATCGGGGCTTGA
- a CDS encoding TonB-dependent receptor, which yields MSISKALRASSATAALAAAFFSFTPAALAQDTAAQDDSDQNEVIVVTAVARGANVLDSSVSVSAIDADQIATTAPRSAAEIFRNIPGIRSESSGGEGNANIAVRGLPIASGGAKFLQLQEDGLPILEFGDITFGNSDIFLRSDLNIARVEAIRGGSASTFASNSPGGVINMISKTGKGQDGGTIQATLGLDYDEKRFDFDYGGTLAEDLYFHMGGFVRQGEGPRDIGYDGNRGGQFKINITKEFTGGFIRFYGKYLNDRAVAYLPNPVRVTGTNGNPNYSNVPGFDISGDSLHSRFFRSALSLDGNNQARRFDITDGQRPLVKAFGFEGEFEVADGWTVTNRFRFSDVSGSFASPFPGSIDTAANTATALAGAGSRLVFANGLQAGQNVPGNALVASVVLFNTRLNSLDNITNDLRITGDFELGSGKATLTAGFYKSRQDINTDWLWTSHLLEVRGGGNAALIDVVAANGQRRSDLGTVAYSASFFGNCCRRSYDLQYDTNAPFASLSLEFDRLTVDGSIRYDFGDASGSTFGSDLGGGRVGITRFDFNGSGTISPAEAQTATIPLGAPALVDYSYNYFSYSLGVNYRVSDDLALFARYSKGGRANADRILFNNDNVNFVTGDIRSEGIAIDFVKQAEAGVKYRSGGLALYATGFYAETEETNFEATSRQTFDRQFKAHGIELEASYRTGGFTFSAGGTYTDAEISRDRISPANQGNKPRRQADFIYQLSGQYEQDMFTLGANMVGTTDSFAQDNNLLVLPGFAQVNAFVAVRPFDRVQLSLNANNLFDTRGFTEAEEGAIPANGIVRARSINGRTISATLRYDF from the coding sequence ATGTCGATTTCCAAGGCTCTGCGCGCATCGAGCGCCACTGCGGCGCTTGCCGCTGCATTTTTCAGTTTCACCCCCGCTGCCCTGGCGCAGGACACCGCCGCACAGGACGATTCCGACCAGAACGAAGTCATCGTCGTGACCGCCGTGGCGCGCGGCGCGAACGTGCTCGACAGCTCGGTCTCGGTCAGCGCGATCGACGCCGACCAGATCGCGACCACCGCACCGCGCAGCGCGGCTGAAATCTTCCGCAACATCCCCGGCATCCGCTCCGAATCATCGGGTGGCGAAGGCAATGCCAATATCGCCGTGCGCGGTCTGCCGATCGCCTCGGGCGGTGCCAAGTTCCTGCAGCTGCAGGAAGACGGCCTGCCGATCCTTGAATTCGGCGACATCACCTTCGGCAACTCGGACATCTTCCTGCGCTCGGACCTCAACATCGCCCGGGTCGAGGCGATTCGCGGCGGCTCGGCCTCGACCTTCGCCTCCAACTCGCCCGGCGGCGTGATCAACATGATCTCCAAGACCGGCAAGGGCCAGGACGGCGGCACCATCCAGGCGACGCTCGGTCTCGATTATGACGAAAAGCGCTTCGACTTCGATTATGGCGGCACGCTGGCCGAAGACCTGTATTTCCACATGGGCGGTTTCGTCCGCCAGGGCGAGGGCCCGCGCGATATCGGCTATGACGGCAACCGCGGCGGCCAGTTCAAGATCAACATCACCAAGGAATTCACCGGCGGCTTCATCCGCTTTTACGGGAAGTATCTGAACGACCGCGCAGTCGCCTATCTGCCCAACCCGGTCCGCGTGACCGGGACCAACGGCAACCCCAATTATTCCAACGTACCCGGCTTCGACATCAGCGGCGACAGCCTGCACTCGCGCTTCTTCCGTTCGGCGCTGAGCCTTGATGGCAACAACCAGGCGCGGCGCTTTGACATCACCGACGGCCAGCGACCGCTGGTCAAGGCCTTCGGCTTCGAGGGCGAGTTCGAGGTGGCCGATGGCTGGACGGTGACCAACCGCTTCCGCTTCTCCGACGTGTCGGGCAGCTTTGCCTCGCCGTTCCCGGGATCGATCGATACCGCCGCCAACACCGCGACGGCGCTGGCTGGTGCAGGCTCGCGCCTGGTCTTCGCCAATGGCCTGCAGGCCGGGCAGAACGTTCCCGGCAACGCGCTGGTGGCCAGCGTCGTGCTGTTCAACACGCGGCTCAACAGCCTCGACAATATCACCAACGACCTGCGCATCACCGGCGATTTCGAGCTGGGCAGCGGCAAGGCCACGCTGACGGCCGGCTTCTACAAGTCGCGTCAGGACATCAACACCGACTGGCTGTGGACCTCGCACCTGCTCGAAGTGCGTGGGGGCGGCAATGCCGCGCTGATCGACGTGGTGGCGGCCAATGGCCAGCGTCGCAGCGATCTTGGCACCGTGGCCTATTCGGCCAGCTTCTTCGGCAATTGCTGCCGCCGCAGCTATGACCTGCAGTACGATACCAATGCGCCCTTCGCCTCGCTGTCGCTCGAATTCGACCGTCTGACGGTCGATGGCAGCATCCGCTATGATTTCGGCGATGCCTCGGGCAGCACCTTCGGCTCTGATCTGGGCGGTGGCCGCGTCGGCATCACCAGATTCGATTTCAACGGCAGCGGCACGATCAGCCCCGCTGAAGCGCAGACCGCGACCATCCCGCTGGGTGCACCCGCGCTGGTCGACTACAGCTACAATTATTTCAGCTACTCGCTGGGCGTGAACTATCGCGTGTCGGATGATCTCGCGCTGTTCGCCCGTTACAGCAAGGGCGGCCGCGCCAATGCCGACCGCATCCTGTTCAACAACGACAATGTGAACTTCGTCACCGGCGACATCCGCAGCGAAGGCATTGCGATCGACTTCGTCAAGCAGGCGGAAGCGGGCGTGAAATACCGTTCGGGCGGCCTCGCGCTCTATGCCACCGGCTTCTACGCGGAGACCGAGGAAACCAACTTCGAAGCAACCAGCCGCCAGACCTTCGACCGTCAGTTCAAGGCGCACGGCATCGAGCTCGAAGCCTCGTATCGCACCGGCGGCTTCACCTTCAGCGCGGGCGGCACCTATACCGATGCCGAAATCAGCCGCGACCGGATCAGCCCCGCCAACCAGGGCAACAAGCCGCGCCGCCAGGCCGATTTCATCTATCAGCTGAGCGGTCAGTACGAGCAGGACATGTTCACGCTGGGCGCCAACATGGTCGGCACGACGGACAGCTTTGCGCAGGACAACAACCTGCTCGTGCTGCCCGGCTTTGCCCAGGTGAACGCCTTTGTCGCAGTGCGCCCGTTCGACCGGGTCCAGCTGTCGCTCAACGCCAACAACCTGTTCGACACGCGCGGCTTTACCGAGGCGGAAGAGGGCGCGATCCCGGCCAATGGCATCGTTCGCGCGCGTTCGATCAACGGCCGCACCATCTCGGCCACGCTGCGCTACGACTTCTGA
- a CDS encoding glycoside hydrolase family 68 protein: MTTAWTAAHIAALEGQPLPVPGLIGEDDVRRILPDLLLWDMWPLQQANGTLASVAGGSLWMVLAAPDRGDPILRHFEAKIRLLHLDVHGWHDLGDMLPPGLGDFEREWSGSAVLEGDRVTLYFTAAGYADRPGGFQQRLGETQGVLQPDGRITGWSAVRESVVADGAVYLPADKHEGAPGTVKAFRDPAFFIDPADGTRYLVFTGSLAASDSAFNGAVGLARMNDAGQWQLLPPIIHADTLNNELERAQIIAHQGLYYAFWSTQNSVFNPEGPTGPTGFYGMVGESVTGPWRPLNGTGLVIANPDEEPMQCYSWFASADLLVCGFVDHWGLKGRKPTDSALIAAETFGGTPAPMVRIALDGDRSRIVEVFAMDRLHAVCDVG, translated from the coding sequence ATGACGACTGCCTGGACCGCCGCGCATATCGCCGCTCTTGAAGGTCAGCCCCTGCCGGTGCCGGGGCTGATCGGAGAGGATGATGTGCGGCGGATCCTGCCCGATCTGCTGCTGTGGGACATGTGGCCGCTGCAGCAGGCCAATGGCACGCTCGCATCGGTGGCGGGGGGCAGCCTGTGGATGGTGCTTGCCGCACCCGACCGGGGCGATCCCATCCTGCGCCATTTCGAGGCGAAGATCCGGCTGCTCCATCTCGATGTCCATGGCTGGCACGATCTGGGCGACATGCTGCCGCCGGGCCTCGGCGATTTCGAACGCGAATGGTCAGGCTCTGCGGTGCTGGAGGGGGACAGGGTCACGCTCTATTTCACCGCAGCCGGCTATGCCGACCGCCCCGGCGGCTTTCAGCAGCGGCTGGGCGAGACCCAGGGCGTGCTGCAGCCCGATGGCCGCATCACCGGCTGGTCGGCGGTGCGCGAAAGCGTGGTCGCCGATGGCGCGGTCTATCTGCCCGCCGACAAGCACGAGGGCGCGCCGGGCACGGTCAAGGCGTTCCGCGACCCGGCCTTTTTCATCGATCCTGCAGATGGTACCCGCTATCTGGTCTTCACCGGATCGCTGGCGGCATCGGACAGCGCCTTCAACGGCGCGGTCGGGCTGGCGCGGATGAACGATGCCGGCCAGTGGCAGCTGCTGCCGCCGATCATCCATGCCGATACGCTGAACAACGAGCTTGAGCGCGCGCAGATCATCGCGCATCAAGGCCTGTATTATGCCTTCTGGTCCACGCAAAACTCGGTGTTCAACCCTGAAGGCCCGACCGGGCCGACCGGTTTTTACGGCATGGTCGGCGAATCGGTGACCGGCCCCTGGCGCCCGCTCAACGGCACCGGCCTGGTGATCGCCAATCCCGATGAAGAGCCGATGCAATGCTATAGCTGGTTCGCCAGCGCCGACCTGCTGGTGTGCGGCTTTGTCGATCATTGGGGGCTGAAGGGCCGCAAACCGACCGATAGCGCGCTGATCGCGGCAGAGACGTTCGGCGGCACGCCCGCCCCGATGGTGCGGATCGCGCTCGACGGTGATCGCTCGCGCATCGTCGAGGTCTTCGCGATGGACCGGCTGCACGCGGTCTGCGATGTCGGCTGA
- a CDS encoding ROK family protein, with protein sequence MSADRPLLGAIEAGGTKFVLGVGHGPDAIIEQVQIPTRDPEVTLAESLAFFARHPDVAAIGIGSFGPLERNRSDAKWGHILSTPKPGWSDCDLAGTIARALNVPVAFDTDVNAAALAEARLGAARNATVSVYITIGTGIGGGVIADGQIVGGKAHPELGHMRPRRAADDQDFAGHCPFHGDCLEGLASGPAIIARWGQSLSHLAPDHGAHGLIAGYLAEACNTLRAALAPDAIVLGGGVMGTPGLFDRIVAEAAARDGGYFALPAAQVIRRPALSPVSGLAGAFLLAADLL encoded by the coding sequence ATGTCGGCTGACCGTCCGCTGCTCGGCGCGATCGAGGCGGGCGGCACCAAATTCGTGCTGGGTGTCGGCCATGGGCCCGATGCGATCATCGAGCAGGTCCAGATCCCCACCCGCGATCCCGAGGTGACGCTGGCAGAGAGCCTCGCCTTTTTTGCGCGGCACCCGGACGTGGCGGCCATCGGCATAGGCTCGTTCGGCCCGCTGGAGCGCAACCGCAGCGACGCGAAATGGGGGCATATCCTGTCCACCCCCAAGCCCGGCTGGAGCGATTGCGACCTTGCCGGAACCATCGCGCGCGCCCTGAACGTGCCGGTCGCCTTCGATACCGATGTCAATGCCGCAGCCCTCGCCGAGGCGCGGCTGGGCGCGGCGCGCAATGCCACGGTCAGCGTCTATATCACCATCGGCACCGGGATCGGCGGCGGGGTGATTGCCGACGGGCAGATTGTCGGCGGAAAGGCGCATCCGGAGCTTGGCCATATGCGCCCGCGCCGCGCGGCGGATGACCAGGATTTTGCCGGGCATTGCCCGTTTCATGGCGATTGTCTGGAAGGGCTGGCGAGCGGCCCGGCGATCATCGCGCGCTGGGGCCAGTCGCTTTCGCACCTGGCCCCCGATCATGGCGCGCATGGCCTGATCGCAGGCTATCTTGCCGAGGCCTGCAACACGCTGCGCGCGGCGCTTGCGCCCGATGCCATCGTGCTCGGCGGCGGGGTGATGGGCACGCCGGGCCTGTTCGATCGGATCGTGGCCGAGGCCGCCGCGCGCGACGGCGGCTATTTCGCCTTGCCCGCAGCGCAGGTGATCCGCCGCCCCGCGCTCAGCCCCGTATCGGGGCTGGCAGGGGCCTTCCTGCTGGCGGCGGATCTCCTCTAA
- the yghU gene encoding glutathione-dependent disulfide-bond oxidoreductase, whose product MTNFPADYTPPAIWTWNKDNGGAFANINRPIAGATHDKELPVGQHPLQLYSMATPNGVKVTVMLEELLAAGHSGAEYDAWLIDIRQGGQFGSDFVAINPNSKIPALMDRSGPEPVRLFESGSILLYLAEKFGAFLPSDPIKRTEAMNWLFWQMGSAPYLGGGFGHFYAYAPLKIEYCIDRFTMETKRQLDVLNRHLADHEYMAGSDYSIADIAIWPWYAGVATGQVYNAAEFLQAHEYTHLLRWADQIGERPAVKRGRIVNRAFGDDLSQQLHERHDASDFELRTQDKLAAAAAE is encoded by the coding sequence ATGACCAATTTTCCCGCCGACTATACGCCGCCTGCCATCTGGACCTGGAACAAGGACAATGGCGGTGCCTTTGCCAATATCAACCGGCCGATAGCCGGCGCGACGCACGACAAGGAACTGCCGGTCGGCCAGCATCCGCTGCAGCTCTATTCGATGGCGACGCCCAATGGCGTGAAGGTCACCGTGATGCTGGAAGAGCTGCTGGCGGCGGGCCATTCGGGCGCCGAATATGATGCCTGGCTGATCGACATCCGCCAGGGCGGACAGTTCGGCAGCGATTTCGTCGCGATCAACCCCAACAGCAAGATCCCCGCGTTGATGGATCGCAGCGGCCCCGAGCCGGTGCGGCTGTTCGAATCGGGTTCGATCCTGCTCTATCTGGCAGAGAAGTTCGGCGCGTTTCTGCCCAGCGACCCGATCAAGCGCACCGAGGCGATGAACTGGCTGTTCTGGCAGATGGGCAGCGCGCCGTATCTCGGCGGCGGCTTCGGCCATTTCTATGCCTATGCGCCGCTCAAGATCGAATATTGCATCGACCGCTTCACGATGGAAACCAAGCGCCAGCTCGACGTGCTCAACCGGCACCTTGCCGATCACGAATATATGGCGGGCAGCGACTATTCGATCGCCGATATCGCGATCTGGCCCTGGTATGCCGGTGTCGCGACCGGCCAGGTCTATAACGCGGCCGAGTTTCTCCAGGCGCATGAATATACCCATCTGCTGCGCTGGGCAGACCAGATTGGCGAACGCCCGGCGGTCAAGCGCGGGCGCATCGTCAACCGCGCCTTTGGCGATGACCTGAGCCAGCAGCTGCACGAGCGCCATGATGCCAGCGATTTCGAGCTGCGCACGCAGGATAAGCTTGCCGCAGCAGCAGCCGAGTAA
- a CDS encoding alpha/beta hydrolase gives MSLFRPLPVLALLALILCPHRIEAREVSLTIITPVIETDAIAWREELSWTEETQEAPEPSAPALATFGPFRVTDTTSADMIGVVDSRTPRQFAAMLQAFPGIRTLRMIECPGSEDDEANLRLARMLRKARIETLVPAGGSVRSGAVELFLAGVRRRADSHAEFAVHSWRDELGREARDLPSDDPVHREYINFYREMGLSEDRAHRFYALTNSVSFDDAVYLAPLQMAAMGLLDML, from the coding sequence ATGTCGCTTTTCCGTCCCCTGCCCGTCCTTGCCTTGCTGGCGCTGATCCTGTGTCCCCATCGCATCGAGGCGCGCGAGGTCAGCCTGACGATCATCACGCCGGTGATCGAGACGGATGCCATCGCCTGGCGCGAGGAGCTGAGCTGGACCGAGGAAACGCAGGAAGCGCCCGAGCCGTCAGCGCCTGCGCTCGCGACATTCGGCCCGTTCCGCGTCACCGATACGACCAGCGCCGACATGATCGGCGTGGTCGATTCGCGCACGCCCCGGCAGTTTGCCGCCATGCTGCAGGCCTTTCCCGGAATCCGCACCTTGCGGATGATCGAGTGCCCCGGATCAGAGGATGACGAGGCGAACCTGCGCCTCGCCCGGATGCTGCGCAAGGCGCGAATCGAGACATTGGTGCCTGCTGGCGGATCGGTCCGCTCGGGCGCGGTCGAACTGTTCCTGGCAGGCGTGAGGCGCAGGGCCGATTCGCACGCCGAATTCGCCGTGCACAGCTGGCGCGACGAGCTTGGCCGCGAGGCCCGCGACTTGCCCTCGGATGATCCCGTCCACCGCGAATATATCAATTTTTACCGTGAAATGGGGCTGAGCGAAGACAGAGCACACCGTTTCTATGCGCTGACCAATAGCGTATCCTTTGATGATGCGGTTTATCTTGCGCCGTTACAAATGGCGGCCATGGGACTGCTCGACATGCTGTAA
- a CDS encoding SRPBCC domain-containing protein — MTEAQDEPGYPLRVTRHIAAPPDRVWQVMTERLEDYWCPRPWRTEIIEIDWRSGGRMATMMRGPDGESHEGDGVLLEVTPGKRIVFTDAFRSGWIPQTAFMVGCLEIAPEGEGTRYVATTWHWTREACEQHKAMGFESGWAVMADQLAALAEGQ, encoded by the coding sequence ATGACCGAAGCACAGGACGAACCCGGCTATCCGCTGCGCGTCACTCGCCATATCGCCGCGCCGCCGGACAGGGTGTGGCAGGTGATGACCGAAAGGCTGGAAGACTATTGGTGCCCCCGCCCCTGGCGGACCGAGATCATCGAGATCGACTGGCGATCGGGCGGGCGGATGGCGACGATGATGCGCGGCCCCGATGGCGAAAGCCATGAGGGCGATGGCGTGCTGCTGGAGGTGACACCGGGCAAGCGCATCGTCTTTACCGATGCCTTTCGCAGCGGGTGGATACCGCAGACCGCGTTCATGGTTGGCTGCCTGGAGATCGCGCCCGAAGGCGAAGGCACGCGCTATGTCGCCACCACCTGGCACTGGACCAGAGAGGCCTGTGAACAGCACAAGGCGATGGGTTTCGAATCCGGCTGGGCGGTGATGGCCGATCAGCTTGCCGCGCTGGCAGAGGGGCAGTAA
- a CDS encoding DUF1428 domain-containing protein has protein sequence MTYIDGFVIACPEANRDRFIEHARMGDAVFMELGALRIVECWGDDVPAGHTTDFRRAVQAQDGEAVLFSWIEWPDKATRDAAMAKMQEMMTDPARLDPRMDPERNPMPFDGKRLIFGGFVPVVELTA, from the coding sequence ATGACCTATATCGACGGATTCGTGATTGCCTGCCCCGAAGCCAATCGGGACAGATTTATCGAACATGCCCGCATGGGCGATGCGGTGTTCATGGAATTGGGCGCGCTGCGCATCGTCGAATGCTGGGGCGATGATGTGCCCGCCGGCCACACCACCGATTTCCGGCGCGCCGTCCAGGCGCAGGATGGCGAGGCCGTGCTGTTCAGCTGGATCGAATGGCCGGACAAGGCAACGCGCGATGCCGCGATGGCCAAGATGCAGGAGATGATGACCGACCCCGCCAGGCTCGATCCGCGCATGGACCCGGAAAGGAACCCCATGCCCTTCGACGGCAAGCGGCTGATCTTCGGCGGCTTCGTTCCCGTGGTCGAATTGACCGCCTGA
- a CDS encoding helix-turn-helix domain-containing protein codes for MPKRLYDDACGTAHALELVGERWGLLVMRELMLGPRRFNELRADLPGISANVLTQRLEGLEARHLLVRRRLPPPASAQVYELTPWGYEAEPLIQMLGRWAARSPWHDPTLPISGVSVMLSFRTMIDRARVGKLKCTTGFVFGDMTYVGQLDSTGIAIARGDAQGCDLVFTGTPHALAGAVYGGVPLAALEAEGMLHVQGDPALIARFLTLFPLPERVELPPE; via the coding sequence TTGCCCAAAAGGCTGTATGACGATGCGTGCGGCACCGCGCACGCGCTGGAACTGGTTGGCGAACGCTGGGGGTTGCTGGTGATGCGCGAGCTGATGCTCGGGCCCCGGCGGTTCAACGAATTACGTGCCGATCTGCCGGGGATCAGCGCCAATGTCCTGACCCAGCGGCTGGAAGGGCTGGAGGCCAGGCACCTGCTCGTCCGCCGCCGCCTGCCGCCGCCCGCCTCGGCCCAGGTCTATGAACTGACCCCCTGGGGCTATGAGGCCGAACCGCTGATCCAGATGCTCGGCCGCTGGGCGGCGCGCTCGCCCTGGCATGATCCGACGCTGCCGATCAGCGGCGTGTCGGTGATGCTGTCCTTCCGCACGATGATCGACCGGGCGCGGGTGGGCAAACTCAAGTGCACCACCGGCTTTGTCTTTGGCGACATGACCTATGTCGGCCAGCTCGATTCCACCGGCATCGCCATCGCGCGCGGCGATGCGCAGGGATGCGACCTTGTATTCACCGGAACCCCGCATGCGCTGGCAGGCGCGGTCTATGGCGGGGTGCCGCTCGCCGCGCTGGAAGCCGAAGGGATGCTGCATGTGCAAGGCGATCCTGCGCTGATTGCGCGCTTCCTCACCCTGTTCCCGTTGCCCGAGCGGGTAGAATTGCCTCCGGAATGA
- a CDS encoding YifB family Mg chelatase-like AAA ATPase → MVAIVQTVAYLGLEARSVEAQVQISPGMQKGIAVVGLPDKAVGESRERVRAAIASLGLSLPPKRITVNLSPADLPKEGSHYDLPIALALLAAMGIIDAELVSEYVAVGELALDGRIAASPGVLLAALHASATGRSLICPAVQGAEAAWAGGIDVIAAPDLLTLLNHLKGHGRLSPPQPGIAAEPEPGPDLKQVKGQETAKRALEIAAAGGHNLVMVGPPGAGKSLMASCLPGILPPLTPQEALEVSMVASVAGTLTDGRISRARPFRAPHHSASMAALVGGGLKVRPGEVSMAHLGVLFLDELPEFQRTVLDSLRQPLETGEVSVARANAHVTFPARVKLATHVN, encoded by the coding sequence ATGGTCGCCATCGTCCAGACCGTAGCCTATCTGGGGCTGGAGGCGCGCAGCGTCGAGGCGCAGGTCCAGATCTCGCCCGGCATGCAAAAGGGCATCGCGGTGGTCGGCCTGCCCGACAAGGCGGTGGGCGAAAGCCGCGAGCGGGTGCGCGCCGCGATCGCTTCGCTGGGCCTGTCGCTGCCGCCCAAGCGCATTACCGTCAACCTTTCGCCGGCGGACCTGCCCAAGGAAGGATCGCATTACGATCTGCCGATCGCGCTGGCGCTGCTCGCCGCGATGGGGATCATCGATGCAGAGCTGGTCAGCGAATATGTCGCGGTGGGCGAACTGGCGCTGGATGGGCGCATCGCCGCCTCGCCTGGCGTTCTGCTCGCCGCGCTCCATGCCTCGGCGACCGGCCGGTCGTTGATCTGCCCGGCGGTGCAGGGTGCAGAAGCCGCCTGGGCGGGCGGCATCGATGTCATTGCCGCGCCCGACCTGCTCACCCTGCTCAATCACCTGAAAGGCCATGGCCGCCTGAGCCCGCCCCAACCCGGGATAGCCGCCGAGCCTGAACCGGGACCGGACCTCAAACAGGTCAAGGGCCAGGAAACCGCCAAGCGCGCGTTGGAGATCGCAGCTGCCGGAGGGCACAACCTGGTGATGGTCGGGCCACCCGGCGCGGGCAAATCGCTGATGGCATCCTGCCTGCCCGGCATATTGCCGCCGCTGACGCCGCAGGAAGCGCTGGAAGTCTCGATGGTGGCCAGCGTTGCAGGCACGCTGACCGATGGCCGGATCAGCCGGGCGCGCCCGTTTCGCGCACCGCATCACAGCGCCTCGATGGCGGCGCTGGTCGGCGGCGGGCTCAAGGTGCGGCCTGGCGAGGTGTCGATGGCGCATCTGGGCGTCCTGTTCCTCGACGAGCTTCCCGAATTCCAGCGCACCGTGCTCGATTCGCTGCGCCAGCCGCTCGAAACAGGCGAGGTCAGCGTTGCGCGCGCAAATGCGCATGTCACCTTTCCGGCGCGGGTCAAGCTCGCAACACACGTAAACTGA